A section of the Chloroflexota bacterium genome encodes:
- a CDS encoding MMPL family transporter, whose protein sequence is MLDTLASWVIARRRVVIGLWIVLAAVALVAATQVGSVLRAGGFSAPGLEAELALERLSNDLDNPGTPIEVLFRSDELDATDSRFISAAAAALEPLAALPEVVAVIPHWQNFTQIAPSGRAGYATVFISLDIEDAHHLVPTIRELVATPELETHVAGSAVFYSDIQTLSEGDLRRAELIGGPFALVVLILVFGSIVAAAIPLVAGGATVVLGLAAVWVVGQVTDFSVFALNVVTLVGLGLGADYSLFLVSRFREELRRGREVDDAVKETMRTAGRAVVYSGLAVLVGLASLSVFEFMMLRSIGIGGAIAVFIAVAAALTLVPAILAELGPNVNRWAVPSPRLRIRDGWTRLAHAVMRRPLPVFLAVSALLILLGVPFLHVRIRGADASVLGSNSPARAAYDAMSEEFGHGQPAPLAVVTRLNAPVLAPDSIARMHALGQALLADPRVARVYSHVTIDPRITLEQYQLLYRDPTAIPDAFGAATVEGLTNDRTVLMVVEPRASATSDEARELVHAIRGYRDANGLDALVGGGAASLGDFVDRLYGDFPRAVGLILLVTYVALVAQFRSVVLPLKAVVMNVLSLLASFGALVLVFQDGWLENVLRFEPLGFIESTAPIILFAVLFGLSMDYEVFLLSRIKEARDAGLGNADSVAQGLARSGRVITNAALVVIVVSLAFTSADVVLVKAIGLGAAVAVFVDATIVRSLLVPSTMRLLGRWNWWAPAWLFEPPRLFPR, encoded by the coding sequence ATGCTGGACACCCTTGCGTCGTGGGTGATCGCCCGGCGCCGGGTGGTCATCGGGCTATGGATCGTTCTCGCGGCGGTTGCGCTGGTCGCCGCGACGCAGGTGGGATCGGTCCTCCGCGCGGGAGGGTTCTCGGCGCCGGGACTCGAAGCGGAGCTGGCGCTCGAGCGTCTGTCCAACGACCTCGACAACCCCGGCACGCCAATCGAGGTTCTCTTTCGCAGCGACGAGCTTGACGCCACCGACTCTCGCTTCATCAGTGCGGCCGCGGCCGCCCTCGAGCCGCTGGCGGCGCTCCCCGAAGTGGTGGCCGTGATTCCCCACTGGCAGAACTTCACCCAGATCGCGCCCAGCGGACGCGCGGGCTACGCCACCGTGTTCATCAGCTTGGACATCGAGGATGCGCACCACCTCGTGCCCACGATTCGTGAGCTGGTGGCGACCCCCGAGCTGGAAACGCACGTGGCCGGTTCCGCCGTGTTCTACAGCGACATCCAGACCCTGAGCGAGGGCGACCTGCGCCGCGCGGAGCTCATCGGCGGCCCCTTCGCCCTGGTGGTGCTGATCCTCGTATTCGGCTCGATTGTGGCGGCGGCGATTCCGCTGGTTGCCGGCGGCGCCACCGTCGTCCTCGGGTTGGCCGCCGTCTGGGTGGTGGGCCAGGTGACGGACTTCTCGGTGTTTGCCCTCAACGTCGTCACCCTGGTCGGGCTGGGGCTCGGCGCCGACTACTCGCTGTTTCTCGTGAGCCGGTTTCGCGAGGAGCTACGGCGGGGACGGGAGGTCGACGACGCCGTCAAGGAGACCATGCGGACGGCCGGGCGGGCGGTGGTGTATTCGGGGCTCGCGGTGCTGGTCGGCCTGGCGTCCCTCAGCGTCTTCGAGTTCATGATGCTGCGGTCCATCGGCATCGGCGGCGCCATCGCGGTGTTCATTGCCGTCGCGGCCGCGCTGACGCTGGTCCCGGCAATCCTGGCCGAGCTGGGACCCAACGTGAACCGCTGGGCGGTGCCGAGCCCGCGACTCAGGATTCGCGACGGATGGACGCGCCTGGCGCACGCGGTCATGCGGCGGCCGCTGCCGGTGTTCCTGGCCGTGAGCGCGCTCTTGATTTTGCTCGGCGTGCCGTTTCTCCACGTGCGCATCCGCGGCGCCGACGCCTCGGTCCTGGGATCGAACAGCCCGGCCCGCGCGGCCTACGACGCCATGAGCGAGGAGTTCGGACACGGCCAGCCCGCTCCGCTCGCCGTCGTGACCCGGCTGAATGCGCCAGTCCTGGCACCAGACTCGATTGCCCGCATGCACGCCCTGGGGCAGGCCCTCCTCGCCGATCCGCGCGTGGCGCGGGTCTACAGCCACGTGACCATCGATCCGCGCATCACCCTGGAGCAATACCAGTTGCTCTACCGCGACCCCACGGCAATCCCGGACGCCTTCGGCGCCGCCACCGTCGAGGGGCTGACCAACGATCGGACCGTCTTGATGGTCGTGGAGCCGCGGGCGTCGGCAACTTCGGACGAGGCGCGAGAGCTCGTGCACGCCATCCGGGGCTACCGCGACGCCAACGGGCTGGATGCGCTCGTCGGCGGCGGAGCGGCCAGCCTGGGCGATTTTGTCGATCGACTCTATGGAGACTTCCCGCGGGCGGTCGGGTTAATCCTGCTTGTGACTTATGTGGCGCTCGTCGCGCAATTCCGCTCGGTGGTGCTGCCGCTAAAGGCGGTGGTGATGAACGTCCTCAGCCTGCTCGCGAGCTTCGGCGCGCTGGTGCTCGTGTTCCAAGACGGCTGGCTCGAGAACGTGCTGCGTTTCGAGCCGTTGGGCTTCATCGAGTCAACGGCGCCGATCATCCTGTTCGCCGTGCTCTTCGGGCTGAGCATGGACTACGAGGTCTTCCTACTGTCGCGCATCAAGGAAGCCCGCGACGCCGGGCTGGGCAACGCGGATAGCGTCGCGCAGGGCCTGGCGCGCAGCGGTCGGGTGATCACCAATGCGGCGCTGGTTGTGATCGTGGTGAGCCTGGCATTCACCAGCGCCGATGTGGTGCTGGTCAAGGCCATCGGACTAGGCGCCGCGGTTGCCGTGTTCGTCGACGCCACCATCGTGCGCTCGCTGCTGGTGCCCTCCACCATGCGGCTGCTGGGACGTTGGAACTGGTGGGCGCCGGCCTGGCTGTTCGAGCCGCCAAGGCTCTTTCCACGATGA
- a CDS encoding MFS transporter, whose protein sequence is MNRQYVIVIAAMAIGVAGWLPVNNFLSLFVRDELGGDMLGAAALLIAIQGGTATLGLASGLWMHRFGSRWTYALGLAGMTAFLVVMTVSSVAAAVLVAAPFLGVALALHWAGSQTYVLEVAPPARRGLATGIMSFAIIAAPGIAGIAFGQIAESAGLRAMTGAAGGMIGAALLLVALFLPSSTRRQRGPSRSAGDIFHALRTVPALAMVAARSGTTVSFGVVVLLTGPKLVAAGGDLRSVGLFTLVSALGGAVAQIGIGRLSDAIGRTTIFALSLVVGAGAAVGFALADDVVALLTLSGVIYLAFGTHQTVLPAIAGDISRPGQVGTMMTLQTSAFALGMMFGAGATAALASTAPDAAFYVGAGGMGIALAVTPWLRPRPTGASPPF, encoded by the coding sequence CTGAACCGCCAATACGTCATCGTCATCGCCGCCATGGCGATCGGCGTAGCGGGCTGGCTGCCGGTCAACAACTTCCTCTCGCTCTTCGTGCGGGATGAGCTTGGCGGCGACATGCTGGGCGCCGCCGCGCTGCTGATCGCCATTCAAGGCGGGACGGCAACGCTCGGACTCGCCAGTGGGCTGTGGATGCATCGGTTCGGCAGCCGCTGGACTTACGCACTGGGACTGGCCGGCATGACGGCGTTCCTGGTGGTGATGACCGTTTCGTCCGTCGCCGCCGCGGTACTGGTCGCCGCGCCGTTTCTGGGCGTGGCGCTGGCCCTGCACTGGGCGGGATCGCAAACCTACGTGCTGGAGGTGGCGCCTCCGGCCCGCCGGGGGCTTGCCACCGGGATCATGAGCTTCGCCATCATCGCCGCGCCGGGCATCGCCGGCATCGCCTTTGGGCAAATCGCCGAGAGCGCCGGGCTTCGGGCCATGACCGGCGCCGCCGGCGGGATGATCGGCGCGGCGCTGCTCCTCGTGGCGCTCTTCCTGCCGTCCAGCACGCGTCGTCAACGCGGTCCCAGCCGCTCCGCCGGCGACATATTTCACGCCCTGCGCACCGTTCCGGCTCTCGCCATGGTGGCGGCTCGGTCGGGAACCACCGTCTCCTTCGGCGTGGTCGTGTTGCTGACGGGTCCCAAGCTGGTGGCCGCCGGCGGCGACCTGCGCTCGGTTGGGCTGTTCACGCTCGTCAGCGCGCTGGGCGGAGCGGTCGCGCAAATCGGGATCGGCCGACTCTCCGACGCCATCGGGCGGACGACCATATTCGCGCTATCGCTGGTCGTCGGCGCCGGTGCGGCCGTCGGCTTTGCGCTGGCCGACGACGTGGTGGCGTTGCTCACGCTCTCGGGCGTGATCTACCTCGCGTTCGGGACGCACCAAACCGTGCTCCCGGCGATCGCCGGCGACATCTCACGCCCCGGTCAGGTGGGCACCATGATGACTCTTCAAACCAGCGCATTCGCGCTCGGCATGATGTTCGGCGCGGGCGCCACGGCGGCTTTGGCGTCCACGGCGCCCGACGCGGCGTTCTACGTCGGCGCCGGCGGCATGGGCATCGCGCTGGCGGTGACGCCCTGGCTGCGACCCAGGCCTACAGGTGCATCACCACCATTTTGA
- a CDS encoding aldehyde dehydrogenase family protein: MKMYVAGQWTNGRDSIDVLNPYDGSVVDTVPRGSAEDVDRALASAERGAKVMAKLTGFERYEILHRAGDLILRDQESLARMLTQEEGKIISEARFEVSRAAEILYLSAEEAKRLGAEVIPLDGGPGVKDKFGFTVRVPCGVVAAVCPFNFPLHLVCHKVGPAIAAGNAVVVKPATDTPLMGVRVIELLLEAGVPEEAVHIVTGPGSEIGDALVSDPRVRKVTFTGSRDIGERICKAAGIKKVTMELGSNSAAIVMPDADLDKVAEVLPQTAFANAGQVCISTQRLLATGSVYGDLIDALKPKVEAIATGDPLNEATGMGPMIRESDAVRVGEWIDEAQAGGAEVLVGGGRDGQMFQPTLVTNVSPDMRLSCDELFGPAVGVTRVADIEEAIAISNDSNYGLSASIFTESLDSAMRFIRDVDSGNIHINWGTQWRTDLMPYGGVKDSGLGKEGPKYAVEEMTELKMVVMHL, encoded by the coding sequence GTGGTAGACACCGTGCCCCGCGGCTCGGCGGAGGACGTCGACCGCGCGCTGGCGAGCGCGGAGCGCGGCGCCAAAGTCATGGCCAAGCTGACGGGGTTCGAGCGCTACGAGATCCTGCATCGGGCAGGCGACCTGATTCTGCGTGACCAGGAGTCGTTGGCGCGCATGCTCACCCAGGAAGAGGGCAAGATCATCTCGGAGGCGCGCTTCGAGGTCTCCCGCGCCGCCGAGATCCTGTACCTGTCGGCCGAGGAGGCCAAGCGGCTCGGCGCCGAGGTCATCCCGCTCGACGGCGGCCCGGGCGTGAAGGACAAATTCGGCTTCACCGTGCGCGTGCCATGCGGCGTCGTGGCGGCGGTGTGTCCGTTCAACTTCCCGCTGCACCTCGTCTGTCACAAAGTCGGCCCCGCGATTGCGGCGGGCAATGCCGTGGTCGTCAAGCCGGCCACTGACACGCCGCTGATGGGCGTGCGCGTGATCGAGCTGCTGCTCGAGGCGGGCGTTCCGGAAGAGGCCGTGCACATCGTCACGGGTCCGGGCTCGGAGATCGGCGACGCGTTGGTGTCCGACCCGCGCGTGCGCAAGGTCACGTTCACGGGCAGCCGCGACATCGGTGAGCGAATCTGCAAGGCGGCCGGCATCAAGAAGGTCACCATGGAGCTGGGGTCGAACTCGGCGGCGATCGTGATGCCCGACGCCGACCTCGACAAGGTGGCGGAAGTCCTGCCGCAGACGGCCTTCGCGAACGCGGGCCAGGTCTGCATCTCCACCCAGCGCCTGCTGGCGACCGGCTCGGTCTACGGCGATCTCATCGACGCGCTCAAGCCCAAGGTCGAAGCCATCGCCACCGGCGACCCGCTCAACGAAGCCACGGGCATGGGTCCGATGATTCGTGAGAGCGACGCCGTGCGCGTTGGCGAGTGGATCGACGAGGCCCAGGCTGGCGGCGCCGAGGTGCTCGTGGGCGGTGGCCGCGACGGTCAGATGTTCCAGCCGACGCTGGTGACCAACGTCTCGCCGGACATGCGGCTCTCCTGCGACGAGCTGTTCGGTCCCGCCGTTGGCGTCACCCGCGTGGCGGACATCGAGGAAGCCATCGCGATCTCCAACGACTCCAACTACGGCCTCAGCGCCTCGATCTTTACCGAGAGCCTGGACTCGGCCATGCGCTTCATCCGCGACGTGGACTCGGGCAACATCCACATCAACTGGGGAACCCAGTGGCGCACCGACCTCATGCCCTACGGCGGCGTGAAGGACAGCGGCCTCGGCAAGGAAGGCCCGAAGTACGCCGTCGAGGAGATGACCGAGCTCAAAATGGTGGTGATGCACCTGTAG